The stretch of DNA CCAACCCATTCAGCGACTTCCGGCACAAAGTCCGTTTTGCTATATCCGAATAAATCCACCGTCATCTGGCACGCAACCAATTTAACTTCAGCTTCAATGCAGGCAGAACGTAGCTCTTCAATACTCGCAACACCCTTCTGCTTTAAGGTACTGTTAAACATCGATTTGGCCATCAACTCAAATCCTGGAATATTGCCCATCACTATATTCGGAATTTTCCAGTCAATACCACGAAACCATTCTGGTCCAATGGGCATTTTCATGGGCATGGCTGGATTCCCCAGTGGCGACACACCTAGCTGCAAGTCTTTTTTCAATAACTCCAAGCCATAGAAACTAAAAAAGATAGACACTTCCCACCCGAGTGCTGATGCCGTGGAGGCCAAGATAAAAGGTGGGTATGCCCAATCCAATGTACCTTTGGTTGCAATCAACGCCATGGTATTGGTTTTAGCCTCTGCACGAATATTGCTTTCCTTTTCAAATTCCTCCTTAAACCACTGGTTAAATCTATCCCGTTCCAACTGATCGGATTCGCTCACAATAGCTAATGATGTCCTATTCATAATATTTGCCCCTTTCATATTAAATTGCGCCACAACCAAAATCCTAATTGGCAGAAACATCATCATCTACTATTCGCGTTAATTTGATAATTGCTTATATAATTGATTCACTTTCTCTATTTAGTTAACAATATGCTGGTTGAAAACATCACTGACTTGGTTATTTTTGTCGCCGTTATAAAAGCCGGAAGTTTGTCTGCCGCTGGACGAGAGTTGGGATTTTCAAGCGCGGTTGTCAGTAAGCGGTTGCAACGCCTTGAAGAACAGTTGGGCGTTCGTTTACTCAATCGCTCGACTAGAAAACTGTGCATAACGGAAGAAGGAATTCGCTATCATGACTATTGTGTGCGAGTACTGGCCGAGCTTGATGAAGCAGAAACGCTCATTACCAGCGGGCATAGCCAACCTAAAGGCACTTTACGTGTCACCGTCCCAGCTGCATTTGGACGTTTGCATATTGCCACTCTGGTTCCCGAGTTTTTAAGGCGTTACCCGGATTTGCGTTTATCACTTCATTTATCGGACACTAAAGTTGATATTATTGAAGAAGGATACGATGTTGCTGTCCGTATTGGCGACATGAAAGATTCTAATTTAGTAGCAAGGCATCTTGGAATAGATCGAAGAAAAGTAGTTGCGACACCTTCTTATCTTAAAAAATTCGGCAGCCCCCAAACACCTGATGATCTTATTAATCATAATGTGCTGTTATTTGCCAATCCAACTCCTTTAGATCAATGGCAATTCATCAACTCAAACGGTAAACCCCACAGTGTAAAAGTAACCGGTAATTTTGAAACGAATAATTGTGATGCTTTAAGAGCAGCTATTTATGCCGATGCAGGAATTGCATTGCGCCCTGTCTGGGATGTATGGGAAGACATAAAAGCAGGAAACTTGCAGGTATTATTACCTGAATACACACACCCTTCAGTCAACATACAGGCGGTTTATCCTAGTAGGCGACATTTGTCGCAAAAAGTAAGGGTATTTATTGATCTGCTGTGCGAATCATTTGGCGAAACGCCATATTGGGATTTACCTTAAAGGGAAAATATCCCCAAAAATTGGGTGAAGCACTAACCAATTATCACTTTATGAATTCTTTAACGTCAGGTATAAATTTGAATCAGTTTTACTCCACTGTAAGCGAAGGTCAGGGGCTAAGCACGGAACGGTCGAATGGTAATGCTGCGCAAGTAAAATGATCGTGAAGATTTTCGGTAAGTCCAGGAAGTCACTTGCGTGTACAGTTGGAAAAAATTCGGCTTTGATAAGACGCAAATTAGCGGAAGAGTAAAATCAATTGTTATAGAGTTAGCAGAATAAAAAAACCGGCAAGTAAAGCAACTGCTTCACTATGCCGGTCTGAAAATACGGAGGAACCCGTTATTTCGCTTTTTTCTTGTTCAAAATCATTTCATGAATCAGCGGTGTCAGAATCACTTCCATCGCAAAGCCCATTTTCGCGCCAGGCACGACGATGGTGTTAGGACGGGACATGAAAGAACCGTTAATCATGTTAAGCATGTAAGGGAAATCCACTTTCTTGGCATCCTTGAAGCGGATAACGATGAAGCTCTCATCCGGTGTGGGGATATCACGAGCGATAAACGGGTTTGATGTATCAACCGTTGGCACGCGCTGGAAGTTAACATGGCTGCGAGAAAATTGCGGTGTGATGTAGTGCACATAGTCGTGCATACGGCGCAAAATCGTGTCAGTGACAGCTTCAGCGGAGTAACCACGCTCAGCGCAATCGCGATGAATTTTCTGGATCCACTCCAGATTCACAATAGGCACAACGCCAATCAGCAAATCCGCATACTTGGATACGTCAACCTTGCCATTTACAACGCCGCCATGCAAACCTTCATAAAACAGCAGGTCGCTTCCTTTGGGAATCGCTTTCCAAGGGGTAAAAGTACCAGCAGCCTGCTTGTATGGAGCAGCCTCTTCGTCATTGTGCAGGTAGAAGCGACGCTTGCCCGAACCGGTTTCACCATAGGTTTTGAACAACTCTTCAATTTTGTCGAAGTGGTTGGCTTCTGGCCCAAAGTGACTAGGTGCGCGGGTTTTGGCTTTTTCAGCCTTGGCTACCGCTTCTTTGAATGCGGTGCGATCCAAGCTGTGAAAGCTATCACCTTCGACAATGGCAGGGTTCAGATTTTCACGGCGGAAAATATGCTCGAAAGCACGTTTTACCGTGGTAGTACCGGCGCCGGATGAACCGGTCACAGCGATAACAGGATGCTTCTTGGACATCAGGCTCTCCTACAGCTTTTAAATGATAAAAATGAGTCAGTATAGCTTCTTAGCGCTGCTTTTGTCACTAGGTGGCACGGAATCGCAGCGGGTGGCTTGAGAAACTATCGGCAACAGATTGAAGGGGATCAAATTTTGGGGCAATTGGTTTGAAAACATCATTTTGCAATAATCTGTGAATAAAGCCCGGAATGTTTGTCGGCTGTAATTTGCAGACCAGGCCAGACTATGTGCCGCAAGTCGCAGGCAAACGTGCATGTGGATAATAGCGGTTATAATAGTTGTCTGTTTTAGCGAATGATTACATCTTTTGGTAGTGTTGAGAACAAAGAAGGTAAAAACGGCGCCCCGCATCTGGTTTGAGAAGTTGGAGCAAGCCCTTGTTGGTCGATCGGTTTTTTTGAGGATAAGGTTGGATGAGAAAAATGAATAAGAAAATAGCTGCAAAAGCAGCCGCATTTTTAGTTTCGATGACAATCTTCGGCTGTGCAGCAAATGGGCAAGCGGTGAAAGCTTCCCCCGAACAAAGTCAGCCACAGAAGGCTGAGCCATGTCCCAATTGTGGTTTAAAGGACGTGGATCAGGCAGTGGCGAAGCAGGAGGGGATGCTATTTTCTGACTGGCTTGCCGGTTTTCGCATTCGGTTGAGCAATGCGGGTGCAAAGCCTGAGACGATAGCCTCCATGCTTGATGGGCTTGAGCCCGATGAGCGGATTATTGAGCGTGATCAAAGCCAGCCGGAATTTGTACGTCCGATCTGGTCCTATCTTGAGAGTGCGGCATCAGATTTGCGGATATTCAACGGAAGGGAGGCCTATGCATCCCGTCGTAAAACAATTAATGCGATAGCTGCACGCTATGGCGTACGCGCTGAAATTTTGCTTGCCGTATGGGGGCTGGAAAGTTCCTACGGTACGATTACCGGCAATAATGACATTATTCGATCTCTGGCAACCCTGGCGTGGGAAGGCCGTCGTCGCGAGTGGGCAGAAAGCCAGCTAATTGCTGCAGCGCAAATGATTGATCGCGGCTTTGCAACACGAGATCAACTTACCGGCTCGTGGGCCGGAGCAATGGGCCAGACTCAATTTATCCCGACTGCTTATCTTGAGTGGTCCGCTGACTGGGATGGTGATGGTCGCCGCAATATCTGGACTGATGAGTTTGATGCTTTGGCTTCTGCAGCTAATTTGCTCAAGCAGGCAGGGTGGCAGTCAGGTGCTCCGGTAGTGCAGGAAGTGGTTGTCCCCGACACATTTAAACTGGACCAGTGGGATCCGGAGCGCAGTTATCTGGTCAGCGAATGGGCGGCGCGCGGGCTTCGTCGTGCTGGCGGTGAAGCCTGGAGCGCTGAAGACCTTGAACGAGCTGCAAGGCTGGAACTACCTGCAGGGAGGGGTGGCCCAGGATTTTTAACTTTCCCGAATTTCAGGGTGATCAAACGCTATAATAATTCCACATCATATGCGCTCGGTGTTGCGTATCTGGCCGAAGGGATTGCCGGTGGCGCAACTATTACTGGCGCCTGGCCGAAGGATAACGTGCCGTTGACCACCTCTCAAACCCGCGAATTGCAGGTTGCGCTTAATGTGCTGGGATATAATTCGGGCCAGCCAGACGGTTTGGCCGGACCCAATACTCGCCGCGCATTGCGGGATTTTCAGCGTGCCAAGCATCTCGATGCCGATGGTTATGTCGGTTCTTCAGCGTATAACGCAGTGATGGCGGCTGCCGCGAGTAAGTAGCCCATTCGCTAAGGCAGGGAAAGCAAAATGCTTCTCTGCCTGCTAATCAGTATGCAGCGTAAGCCTGCCGTCAATGTCCCTTTCTTGTGAACGCTGAGCCTCGAATTGATGAGATATCCGGGTAAAGCCTCCTTGCTGTATAATGCTGGTTTTTCAAGGTAATCACGGATTTTGAGTCATGCAAGACATGGATATGCAATACCATCCCGAACAGGTTGAAAAGGATGCCCAGCAATACTGGGAGTCTACCCAGGCATTCAAGGCAAACGAGGCTTCAGACAAGCCTAAATACTATTGTCTGTCCATGTTCCCCTACCCTTCCGGCAAACTCCATATGGGGCATGTGCGCAATTATACGATTGGGGATGTGCTTTCTCGTTTCCACCGCATGCAGGGCTATAACGTTTTACAGCCAATGGGGTGGGATGCTTTCGGATTACCTGCAGAAAATGCGGCCATACAAAATAAAGTAGCGCCTGCAGCGTGGACGTATTCCAATATTGATTACATGCGCGGACAACTAAAATCGCTTGGTTTGGCGATTGACTGGGATCGGGAGTTTGCTACTTGCCAGCCAAAATATTACCGCTGGGAACAGTGGCTGTTTACCAAACTGTTCGAAAAAGGCCTGATCTATAAGAAAACTGCCCAGGTAAACTGGGACCCGGTAGATATGACGGTGCTTGCCAACGAGCAAGTGATTGATGGTCGTGGGTGGCGCAGTGGTGCGTTGGTGGAAAAGCGCGATATCCCCATGTACTTTATGCGGATTACCGCCTACGCCGAAGAATTGCTGGCGGAACTGGATAACCTGACGGGATGGCCCGATCAGGTGAAGACCATGCAGCGCAACTGGATTGGCAAGAGCTTTGGTTGCGAAGTGCATTTTCCGTATGCAACGGGTGAAGGTGTGCTCAAGGTTTATACCACTCGTCCAGATACGCTGATGGGCGCAACCTATGTGGCAGTTGCCGGTGAGCACCCACTGGCGATGGAAGCCGCTAAAGATAATGCCGAGCTTGCTGCCTTTATTGCTGAATGCAAGCATGGCGGTGTGGCCGAGGCTGATCTCGCCACCATGGAAAAAAAGGGCATGCCAACTGGGCAGTTCGTTTTGCACCCCTTAAATGGTGAAAAACTGCCGGTGTGGGTGGCCAATTATGTACTGATGGGTTACGGCGAGGGTGCTGTCATGGCTGTGCCAGCCCATGATGAGCGGGATTTTGCATTTGCCCGTAAATACAGTTTGCCGCTCAAAACCGTTATTACTTCAAAATCTGGTGGTTATGAAACCATTGATGTTAACGGCGAGTGGGTGGATGCCTACGCTGAACACGGCGTTTGCGTGAATTCCGGGAAATATGACGGATTGGATTTTCAGTCGGCATTTGATGCCATTGCCGGGGATCTGGAAGCCAAATCACTGGGTAGCAAGCGCACCCAGTTCCGTTTGCGTGACTGGGGAATTTCCCGTCAACGCTACTGGGGTTGCCCGATACCGATTATTCACTGTGCAAGTTGTGGCGATGTGCCCGTGCCGGAAACCGATTTACCCGTGGTGTTGCCGGAAGATGTGAAAATCGATATCGGTTCACCTATCAAAAAAATGCCCGAGTTTTACCAAACCACTTGCCCTAAATGCGGTGGCGAAGCAAAACGCGAGACCGACACCATGGACACCTTTGTCGAGTCTTCCTGGTATTACGCCCGCTTTGCCAGCCATGATAGCGGCAATGCCATGCTGGATGAACGGGCCAATTACTGGTTGCCTGTTGACCAGTATATTGGTGGGATAGAACATGCCATTTTGCATCTATTATATGCGCGTTTTTTCCATAAATTAATGCGGGACGCGGGTCTGGTCACGTCCAGCGAGCCATTTAACAACTTGCTTACCCAGGGTATGGTGCTGAAAGACGGTTCCAAAATGTCCAAATCCAAAGGCAATACGGTTGACCCGCAGGGTTTGATTGATCAATATGGTGCCGATACTGCGCGTTTGTTCATGATGTTTGCCGCCCCGCCTGAGCAGAGTCTGGAATGGTCGGATGCCGGTGTGGAAGGTGCGTTCCGTTTCCTGAAACGGCTGTGGAAAGCGGTGCAGGAACATGTTGCTCAAGGCGTTGTGCCTGCGTACGCAGGGGGTGAGTTGAGCGTTGAATGGAAGGCGTTGCGTTTCCAGTTACATCAAACCATTCAGAAAGTAACGGATGATTACGGACGGCGCCAGACATTTAATACGGTAATTGCTGCCATCATGGAACTGATGAATGCGCTAGGCAAGATGGATGATTCTACCCCTGCAGGAAGGAGTGTCAGGCAGGAGGCGTTGGAAAAAGCGGTGCAAATGCTTTCTCCTATCGTGCCCCATATTGGTCATGCTCTCTGGGCGGTACTTAAGCCGAACGTGAATTTGCTGGATGCAGGCTGGCCAAAAGTGGATGAAACTGCCCTGGTGCAGGATGAGATAGAACTGGTGTTGCAGGTGAATGGCAAGTTGCGTGGCAATATGCGCGTTGCCAAAGACACGGATAAGGCGGAAATTGAACGCCTGGCGTTGGCTAATGCTGCTGTGCAGAAATTTCTGGATGGGCAGCCACCCAAGAAAGTGGTAGTTGTGCCGGGGCGTTTGGTTAATATTGTTGTATAGTGGTTTTGAACCCCTTATTACAAACTGTTAGGGAGCTGTGAGTGCGTATTTTATTTGTTGCAGTACTGAGTCTGATGCTGGCATCTTGTGGATTCCATTTGCGCGGCCAGGCAACTTTGCCTTTTGAAACGCTCTATATTGATGGAAACCGTGATTCTCCGTTTGTTAATGAACTGAAACGTGCGGTCAGATCAGGTAGTGCAACAAAACTCGTCGATAATCCTTCCGAAGCACAAGGCATAGTGCAAATCGTGGGTGAAACCAGGCAGAAAGTTATTCTGACCTTGAGCGGTGGCGGTCGGGTACGGGAATATAAGTTACTTTATAATATTGCTTACCGAGTGCATGATGGAAAGGGAAAAGATTTGAGACCCCAAGGTGAAATTTCGCTGAAAAGGGAAGTTTCCTATGATGATACGCAGTTACTTGCCAAGGAATCGGAAGAAGCTTTGCTTTATCGTGATATGCAGTCTGATGCGGTCCAGCAGCTGTTCCGACGGTTGCAAGTGCCCAAGTTGAACCAGTAACAATATGAATGTGCGGCCAGAACAACTCGCTCAGCATTTGCAGGGAAAGTTGGCGCCGCTGTATGTCGTGCATGGCGATGAGCCATTGCTGGCATTAGAAGCGGCTGACTGGATACGGGCAGCCGCCAAAAAATCGGGTTATGCGGGAAGGGAAATCTTTACCGTTGAAGCCGGATTCAGCTGGGAAAACCTGCTTTTTTCAGGGAACAGTTTTTCGCTGTTTGGGGATCAGCGGCTGCTGGATGTGCGCATCCCCAGCGGAAAGCCGGGCATAGAAGGCGGCAAGGTTATTCAGCAATATTGCGGGTCGCTGCCTCAGGATACGGTCACACTGGTGACGTTGCCCAAACTTGAACGGCAAACGCAAAATTCCCAATGGTTCAAATCGCTGGAAAGCGCCGGGGTTGTGGTGGCGGTATATCCAGTAGAACGAAACCGTCTGCCCCAGTGGATTCAGCAACGCCTCTCTAATCAAGGCCAGCAGGCGGATAAAGAAACCCTTGAATTTCTGGCGGATAGTGTTGAAGGCAATTTAACCGCAGCAAAGCAGGAAATCCAGAAACTATCATTGCTGTTGCCACAAGGCAGATTATCTTTTGAAGAAGTCAAAAATGCGGTACTGGATGTGTCTCGTTACGACGTTTTCAAACTGGGTGACACCATGTTGATGGGTGATACCATCCGATTTGCTAAAATGGTAGAAGGACTGCAAGGAGAGGGTGAAGCGCCAACACTCATATTGTGGGTACTGAGCAATGAAATCCGGGCCCTGATGAAAATCAAGCAAGGGCAACGCAAGGGCGCGGCGCTGAACCAGTTGATGCGATCCGCCAGGATCTGGGAATCCCGTCAGCCGTTGGTAGAAAAAGCATTAATGCGAGTGGCAGAGCCCACCCTCAAGCTGGCATTGCAGCAAGCTGCAGCGCTGGATAAATTGATAAAGGGTCTGCGTTCCGGCGATGTCTGGGACGAAATTTTACAACTGGGGTTATTGCTCACTGCGCCAATGCAGAAAAAATAGTGATGATTCAAGTGGTTATTTAAGCAATTCGTGTATATTTGCAATTGAAAAAGTTTTTAAGAGGTAAGCAAGATGGATGTGAAAGTCTATATGCAGCAAGTGGGCCGTCAGGCTCGGGCAGCATCGCGTGAAATGGCAAAGTCAGACACCAATGCCAAGAACACCGCTTTGACCGCTATGGCACATGCCATTCAGCGTGACGCTGCCAAACTGTTGGAAGCAAACGCAATAGATATGGCTGCAGCAAAAACGGCCGGACTGGATAGCGCCATGCTGGACCGTTTGTCCCTGACAGAAAAAGGGATTGTTTCCATGGCAGAAGGGTTGCTCCAAATTGCTGCATTACCGGACCCGGTAGGAGAAATTACCGATCTTAATTTCCGGCCATCCGGTATTCAGGTTGGGCGTATGCGTGTGCCATTGGGCGTGGTTGGAATTATCTACGAAGCCCGTCCTAATGTAACGGCAGATGCTGCCGGGTTATGCCTGAAATCAGGCAATGCCGCTATTCTGCGTGGCGGATCCGAGGCGATGCACTCTAATCAGGCAATTGCAGCGTGCGTGAGAGAAGGTTTGAAAGCCGCCGGGTTGCCAGAAAACTCCGTTCAGGTGATTGAAACCACCGATCGTGCTGCCGTTGGTGAGTTGATTACCATGCGGGAATTTGTTGACGTGATTGTGCCACGTGGTGGCAAGGGGCTGATCGAGCGTTTAATCAATGAAGCGCGTATCCCGGTTATCAAGCATTTGCATGGTGTGTGCCACGTGTATATTGATGATAAAGCCGATCAGGAAAAGGCGATCAAGATTGCCGATAATGCCAAAACTTCTCGATATGGTACTTGCAACACGATGGAAACTTTGCTGGTAGCTGAAGGCGTGGCGCAATCAGTACTGCCACCGCTGTGCAAAATTTATCAGGATAAAGGCGTTGAACTACGTGGCTGTGAGGCATCCCGCGCAATCGTACCGCAGATGTTGGCAGCAACCGAGGAGGACTGGACCACCGAATATTTGGCACCGATTCTGTCGATCCGCGTGGTAAAGGATATGGATGCTGCAATCGATCATATCAATACGTATAGTTCACAGCATACGGAATCCATCGTGACAGAAGACTACAGTCGTGCCCGTCGTTTTTTACGGGAAGTGGATTCCAGTTCAGTGATGGTGAACGCGTCCACACGCTTTGCGGATGGTTTTGAATACGGATTAGGTGCCGAGATTGGTATTTCCACGGACAAGATTCACGCACGCGGCCCGGTAGGTCTGGAAGGACTTACTTCGCAGAAATACATTGTGCTGGGTGAAGGTCATGTTCGAGGCTAGCAGTTGAACCTGGGTGATACAGGCGTATTCAACAACATCGAGCTATCGAATGATCAATCTGGTCGTGAAATCCCGAAGATACGGTTTGTGCCGTGCAAAGATTGTTCGCGATCAGGGGTGTTTTGTTTGCATGTGTTTAGCCGATGAGCACGTTGTTAGCCCCGATAGGTATTTTTGGCGGCACTTTTGACCCTGTCCACTTTGGGCATTTGCGGCTTGCGCAGGAACTGCTGACTGAGCTGGCTTTAAAAGAGGTGCGGTTTATTCCGGCGGGCCGCCCTCCTCACCGTGCTGAACCTGCGGTTTCATCCTCTCAGCGTTTGGAAATGGTGCAACTGGCGATTGAAGCAAATTCGCGGTTCGTTCTGGATGAGCGTGAAGTACGAAAAGATGGTCTCTGTTATACTGTTGATACATTGGGTGAATTGCGCCATGAGATGGGGCCGGAGCAACCGTTGTGTTTATTAATGGGTGCAGACCAGTTTCTTGGTTTGCCATCCTGGCATAACTGGCAGGCATTATTTGCGTTAGCCCATGTTGTGGTAGCACACCGTCCCGGATTTCCCCAGATTTCATGGGCAGACAATATGCCTGATGCGTTACAAAAAGAGGTGATTTCACGTCAGCGGACAGAAGTGAATGCTTTGTATACATTGCCAAGTGGTCACATCTA from Sulfurirhabdus autotrophica encodes:
- the dsrE2 gene encoding sulfur carrier protein DsrE2; protein product: MMMFLPIRILVVAQFNMKGANIMNRTSLAIVSESDQLERDRFNQWFKEEFEKESNIRAEAKTNTMALIATKGTLDWAYPPFILASTASALGWEVSIFFSFYGLELLKKDLQLGVSPLGNPAMPMKMPIGPEWFRGIDWKIPNIVMGNIPGFELMAKSMFNSTLKQKGVASIEELRSACIEAEVKLVACQMTVDLFGYSKTDFVPEVAEWVGAASFLPLAAKADVCLYI
- a CDS encoding LysR family transcriptional regulator gives rise to the protein MLVENITDLVIFVAVIKAGSLSAAGRELGFSSAVVSKRLQRLEEQLGVRLLNRSTRKLCITEEGIRYHDYCVRVLAELDEAETLITSGHSQPKGTLRVTVPAAFGRLHIATLVPEFLRRYPDLRLSLHLSDTKVDIIEEGYDVAVRIGDMKDSNLVARHLGIDRRKVVATPSYLKKFGSPQTPDDLINHNVLLFANPTPLDQWQFINSNGKPHSVKVTGNFETNNCDALRAAIYADAGIALRPVWDVWEDIKAGNLQVLLPEYTHPSVNIQAVYPSRRHLSQKVRVFIDLLCESFGETPYWDLP
- a CDS encoding phosphoribulokinase is translated as MSKKHPVIAVTGSSGAGTTTVKRAFEHIFRRENLNPAIVEGDSFHSLDRTAFKEAVAKAEKAKTRAPSHFGPEANHFDKIEELFKTYGETGSGKRRFYLHNDEEAAPYKQAAGTFTPWKAIPKGSDLLFYEGLHGGVVNGKVDVSKYADLLIGVVPIVNLEWIQKIHRDCAERGYSAEAVTDTILRRMHDYVHYITPQFSRSHVNFQRVPTVDTSNPFIARDIPTPDESFIVIRFKDAKKVDFPYMLNMINGSFMSRPNTIVVPGAKMGFAMEVILTPLIHEMILNKKKAK
- a CDS encoding lytic murein transglycosylase — encoded protein: MNKKIAAKAAAFLVSMTIFGCAANGQAVKASPEQSQPQKAEPCPNCGLKDVDQAVAKQEGMLFSDWLAGFRIRLSNAGAKPETIASMLDGLEPDERIIERDQSQPEFVRPIWSYLESAASDLRIFNGREAYASRRKTINAIAARYGVRAEILLAVWGLESSYGTITGNNDIIRSLATLAWEGRRREWAESQLIAAAQMIDRGFATRDQLTGSWAGAMGQTQFIPTAYLEWSADWDGDGRRNIWTDEFDALASAANLLKQAGWQSGAPVVQEVVVPDTFKLDQWDPERSYLVSEWAARGLRRAGGEAWSAEDLERAARLELPAGRGGPGFLTFPNFRVIKRYNNSTSYALGVAYLAEGIAGGATITGAWPKDNVPLTTSQTRELQVALNVLGYNSGQPDGLAGPNTRRALRDFQRAKHLDADGYVGSSAYNAVMAAAASK
- the leuS gene encoding leucine--tRNA ligase, which translates into the protein MDMQYHPEQVEKDAQQYWESTQAFKANEASDKPKYYCLSMFPYPSGKLHMGHVRNYTIGDVLSRFHRMQGYNVLQPMGWDAFGLPAENAAIQNKVAPAAWTYSNIDYMRGQLKSLGLAIDWDREFATCQPKYYRWEQWLFTKLFEKGLIYKKTAQVNWDPVDMTVLANEQVIDGRGWRSGALVEKRDIPMYFMRITAYAEELLAELDNLTGWPDQVKTMQRNWIGKSFGCEVHFPYATGEGVLKVYTTRPDTLMGATYVAVAGEHPLAMEAAKDNAELAAFIAECKHGGVAEADLATMEKKGMPTGQFVLHPLNGEKLPVWVANYVLMGYGEGAVMAVPAHDERDFAFARKYSLPLKTVITSKSGGYETIDVNGEWVDAYAEHGVCVNSGKYDGLDFQSAFDAIAGDLEAKSLGSKRTQFRLRDWGISRQRYWGCPIPIIHCASCGDVPVPETDLPVVLPEDVKIDIGSPIKKMPEFYQTTCPKCGGEAKRETDTMDTFVESSWYYARFASHDSGNAMLDERANYWLPVDQYIGGIEHAILHLLYARFFHKLMRDAGLVTSSEPFNNLLTQGMVLKDGSKMSKSKGNTVDPQGLIDQYGADTARLFMMFAAPPEQSLEWSDAGVEGAFRFLKRLWKAVQEHVAQGVVPAYAGGELSVEWKALRFQLHQTIQKVTDDYGRRQTFNTVIAAIMELMNALGKMDDSTPAGRSVRQEALEKAVQMLSPIVPHIGHALWAVLKPNVNLLDAGWPKVDETALVQDEIELVLQVNGKLRGNMRVAKDTDKAEIERLALANAAVQKFLDGQPPKKVVVVPGRLVNIVV
- a CDS encoding LPS-assembly lipoprotein LptE codes for the protein MRILFVAVLSLMLASCGFHLRGQATLPFETLYIDGNRDSPFVNELKRAVRSGSATKLVDNPSEAQGIVQIVGETRQKVILTLSGGGRVREYKLLYNIAYRVHDGKGKDLRPQGEISLKREVSYDDTQLLAKESEEALLYRDMQSDAVQQLFRRLQVPKLNQ
- the holA gene encoding DNA polymerase III subunit delta, with product MNVRPEQLAQHLQGKLAPLYVVHGDEPLLALEAADWIRAAAKKSGYAGREIFTVEAGFSWENLLFSGNSFSLFGDQRLLDVRIPSGKPGIEGGKVIQQYCGSLPQDTVTLVTLPKLERQTQNSQWFKSLESAGVVVAVYPVERNRLPQWIQQRLSNQGQQADKETLEFLADSVEGNLTAAKQEIQKLSLLLPQGRLSFEEVKNAVLDVSRYDVFKLGDTMLMGDTIRFAKMVEGLQGEGEAPTLILWVLSNEIRALMKIKQGQRKGAALNQLMRSARIWESRQPLVEKALMRVAEPTLKLALQQAAALDKLIKGLRSGDVWDEILQLGLLLTAPMQKK
- a CDS encoding glutamate-5-semialdehyde dehydrogenase — protein: MDVKVYMQQVGRQARAASREMAKSDTNAKNTALTAMAHAIQRDAAKLLEANAIDMAAAKTAGLDSAMLDRLSLTEKGIVSMAEGLLQIAALPDPVGEITDLNFRPSGIQVGRMRVPLGVVGIIYEARPNVTADAAGLCLKSGNAAILRGGSEAMHSNQAIAACVREGLKAAGLPENSVQVIETTDRAAVGELITMREFVDVIVPRGGKGLIERLINEARIPVIKHLHGVCHVYIDDKADQEKAIKIADNAKTSRYGTCNTMETLLVAEGVAQSVLPPLCKIYQDKGVELRGCEASRAIVPQMLAATEEDWTTEYLAPILSIRVVKDMDAAIDHINTYSSQHTESIVTEDYSRARRFLREVDSSSVMVNASTRFADGFEYGLGAEIGISTDKIHARGPVGLEGLTSQKYIVLGEGHVRG
- the nadD gene encoding nicotinate-nucleotide adenylyltransferase, which gives rise to MSTLLAPIGIFGGTFDPVHFGHLRLAQELLTELALKEVRFIPAGRPPHRAEPAVSSSQRLEMVQLAIEANSRFVLDEREVRKDGLCYTVDTLGELRHEMGPEQPLCLLMGADQFLGLPSWHNWQALFALAHVVVAHRPGFPQISWADNMPDALQKEVISRQRTEVNALYTLPSGHIYTQPITPLDISATSIRNSLQRGQSPRYLLPDAVLDYIQTNNLYM